In one Prosthecochloris aestuarii DSM 271 genomic region, the following are encoded:
- a CDS encoding peptide chain release factor 3, protein MSIEKEIAKRRTFAIISHPDAGKTTLTEKFLLFGGAIQTAGAVKQNKIRKTATSDFMEIEKQRGISVATSVMGFEYNGIRINILDTPGHKDFAEDTYRTLTAVDSVILVVDCVKGVEEQTEKLMEVCRMRKTPVIIFINKMDREGKNPVELLDELEEKLQINVRPLTWPISQGMNFKGVYNIYSGQLNLFESDQTRITENFIELQDINSPELDRWIPSSFTKQLREDVELIEGVYDPFTVENYRNGSLAPVFFGSAVNNFGIRELLHTFLDIAPSPSEREAMQRSVKASEPTMSGFVFKIHANLDPNHRDRTAFFKICSGTFQRNTFYFHTRLKKKLRFASPTQFMANEKNLIEDAWPGDVIGLYDNGNLKIGDTLTEGEELQFRGIPSFSPEIFKEVINRDPFKSKQLDKGVRQLTEEGVAQLFMQHGNRKIIGTVGELQFDVIRFRLEHEYGAKCDFMPLRYCKALWITSRDKDQYEEFLRRKSPVIALDKEEHPVFFAESEWMLKVAMENYPGVIFHETSEFKTKR, encoded by the coding sequence ATGAGCATTGAAAAAGAAATAGCAAAGAGAAGAACCTTTGCAATCATCAGTCATCCTGATGCCGGTAAAACAACTCTCACAGAAAAATTCCTGCTCTTTGGCGGTGCCATTCAAACCGCCGGAGCTGTCAAACAGAACAAGATTCGCAAAACAGCGACAAGCGATTTCATGGAGATCGAAAAACAGAGAGGCATCTCTGTTGCAACCTCGGTAATGGGATTTGAATACAACGGTATACGGATCAATATTCTCGACACACCGGGCCATAAAGACTTTGCCGAAGACACCTACCGAACCCTTACCGCCGTCGATAGCGTCATTCTGGTTGTCGACTGCGTCAAAGGCGTTGAAGAGCAGACCGAAAAACTGATGGAGGTCTGCCGAATGCGCAAGACACCCGTCATCATCTTCATCAACAAAATGGATCGCGAGGGCAAAAATCCCGTTGAACTGCTCGATGAACTTGAAGAAAAACTGCAGATCAATGTCAGACCGCTCACCTGGCCTATAAGTCAGGGGATGAACTTCAAAGGGGTCTACAACATCTACTCAGGTCAGCTGAACCTGTTTGAATCCGATCAGACAAGAATCACTGAAAACTTTATAGAACTTCAGGATATCAACAGCCCTGAACTCGATCGCTGGATACCGTCTTCATTTACGAAACAGCTTCGGGAGGATGTGGAACTTATCGAAGGTGTCTATGACCCGTTCACCGTAGAAAACTATCGAAACGGTTCCCTTGCCCCGGTTTTCTTTGGCAGTGCCGTCAACAATTTCGGTATCAGGGAACTGCTCCACACATTCCTCGATATCGCACCCTCACCCAGTGAACGCGAAGCCATGCAACGCAGTGTCAAGGCCTCGGAACCAACCATGAGCGGCTTTGTTTTCAAGATTCATGCAAATCTTGATCCAAACCATCGCGACCGTACTGCATTTTTCAAGATCTGCTCGGGCACATTCCAGCGCAACACATTCTATTTCCACACCAGGCTGAAAAAGAAACTGCGCTTTGCAAGCCCTACACAGTTCATGGCCAACGAAAAAAACCTGATCGAAGATGCCTGGCCGGGTGATGTGATCGGTCTCTATGACAACGGCAACCTCAAAATCGGCGACACGCTCACAGAAGGCGAAGAACTCCAGTTCCGCGGTATTCCGAGCTTCTCTCCCGAGATTTTCAAGGAGGTCATCAACCGTGATCCTTTCAAGTCAAAGCAGCTCGATAAGGGTGTGCGTCAGCTGACAGAAGAGGGGGTAGCGCAGCTCTTCATGCAGCACGGCAACAGAAAAATCATCGGTACAGTGGGAGAACTGCAGTTCGATGTGATACGATTCCGTCTCGAACACGAGTATGGCGCAAAATGCGACTTCATGCCGCTGCGTTACTGCAAAGCGCTCTGGATTACCAGCCGCGACAAAGATCAGTACGAAGAGTTTCTCAGAAGAAAATCACCGGTCATCGCTCTCGATAAAGAAGAGCATCCTGTCTTTTTCGCCGAAAGCGAATGGATGCTCAAAGTCGCGATGGAAAACTATCCCGGCGTCATTTTCCACGAAACCTCCGAGTTTAAAACAAAGCGTTAA
- the pgm gene encoding phosphoglucomutase (alpha-D-glucose-1,6-bisphosphate-dependent) produces MSVSPHAGKLPDDCMLVNVAHLVTAYFAMKPDPSVSNQRVSFGTSGHRGSSFSCSFNEAHVLAIAQAICDYRSMKGIDGPLFLGMDTHALSEPAMTSALEVLAANGVDVMISADEPWTPTPVVSHAILGWNRSRSRGLSDGILITPSHNPPEDGGFKYNPPHGGPAGADETSWIEKRANLILETKLADVRRVSYASALGAATTHRYDYMEPYIGSLGEIIDLEAVSRSGLRLGVDPLGGAGVHYWKAIQERYSIDLTVLNETVDPTFRFMSVDRDGKIRMDPSSSWAMQPLVNRKDEFDIAFACDTDYDRHGIVTRGRGLMQPNHFLSAAVSYLFEHRELWGGGVGIGKTVVTSSMINRVAEKLGRDVYEVPVGFKWFVDGLLAGTLGFAGEESAGASFLRRDGSVWSTDKDGFIAALLSAEMTAITGRDPSELYRDLTNDLGEPHYARIDAPASAEEKVRLKQLSASDIGQKELAGETILHMMTDAPGNGQPIGGLKIETRNGWFAARPSGTEDVYKIYAESFLGPQHLARLQEEARDIVAAALCR; encoded by the coding sequence ATGTCAGTAAGTCCCCATGCCGGGAAGCTTCCGGACGATTGTATGCTGGTCAACGTTGCCCACCTTGTAACAGCCTATTTTGCCATGAAGCCGGATCCCTCGGTCAGTAATCAGCGGGTATCGTTCGGGACATCAGGGCATCGCGGTTCTTCGTTCTCCTGTTCGTTCAATGAGGCACATGTTCTTGCAATTGCACAGGCAATCTGCGACTATCGCAGCATGAAGGGAATCGACGGACCTCTTTTTCTCGGGATGGATACGCATGCGCTTTCCGAGCCTGCCATGACGAGCGCTCTTGAAGTGCTGGCAGCCAATGGCGTCGATGTCATGATATCGGCTGATGAGCCATGGACACCGACACCTGTCGTGTCGCATGCCATTCTTGGTTGGAATCGCAGTCGTTCAAGGGGCCTCAGCGACGGCATTCTTATTACTCCTTCCCATAATCCTCCTGAAGACGGGGGATTCAAGTACAATCCACCCCATGGAGGACCGGCGGGAGCCGATGAAACATCATGGATCGAGAAACGGGCAAACCTGATTCTTGAGACAAAGCTGGCAGACGTCAGGAGGGTTTCCTATGCATCAGCCCTTGGGGCAGCGACAACGCACCGATATGATTATATGGAGCCCTACATCGGGTCGCTCGGAGAGATCATCGATCTTGAAGCTGTCAGCCGCTCAGGCCTCCGTCTGGGCGTTGATCCGCTCGGGGGGGCCGGTGTCCATTACTGGAAGGCGATACAGGAGAGGTACAGCATTGACCTTACGGTTCTTAACGAAACCGTCGATCCTACATTCCGCTTTATGAGTGTTGATCGTGACGGCAAAATACGTATGGACCCTTCTTCCTCATGGGCAATGCAGCCTCTGGTCAATCGGAAGGATGAGTTCGATATAGCTTTTGCCTGCGATACCGACTATGACCGTCACGGAATCGTGACCAGAGGGCGCGGTCTTATGCAACCCAACCATTTTCTTTCGGCTGCGGTTTCCTATCTTTTTGAACATCGGGAGCTATGGGGTGGAGGGGTTGGTATCGGTAAAACGGTGGTGACGAGCAGCATGATCAACCGGGTGGCAGAAAAGCTCGGTCGTGATGTCTATGAAGTTCCCGTAGGCTTCAAGTGGTTTGTTGACGGCTTGCTTGCCGGAACCCTTGGTTTTGCAGGAGAGGAGAGCGCAGGTGCATCGTTTCTTCGTCGGGACGGCAGCGTATGGAGTACCGATAAAGATGGTTTTATAGCAGCTTTGCTCTCGGCTGAAATGACCGCAATAACGGGGCGTGATCCATCCGAACTCTATCGTGATCTTACCAATGATCTCGGAGAACCCCATTATGCGCGAATTGACGCTCCGGCAAGCGCAGAGGAGAAAGTGCGCCTGAAACAGCTTTCGGCTTCCGATATCGGGCAGAAGGAACTGGCAGGCGAAACAATTCTGCATATGATGACCGATGCACCGGGTAATGGACAGCCAATCGGAGGATTGAAAATTGAGACCCGGAACGGATGGTTTGCAGCACGCCCGTCCGGGACGGAGGATGTTTACAAGATCTACGCTGAAAGTTTTCTGGGGCCGCAACATCTCGCACGCTTGCAGGAAGAGGCCCGTGATATCGTTGCGGCAGCGCTTTGTCGATGA
- a CDS encoding inorganic diphosphatase — MNFNPWHHVEIGKDQPDVVNSVIEISKGSKTKYELDKKSGMLKLDRVLYSSVFYPANYGFIPKTLGEDHDPLDIVVLSQCAIVPMCLVRARVVGVMRMIDHGEGDDKIIAVADDDMSMSTIQNVHDISQHFNSELKHFFEEYKALEKKTVLVEDFQDADTAKEIIQQSILNYQKTFGVAQEIKPVPVI; from the coding sequence ATGAATTTTAATCCGTGGCATCACGTTGAAATAGGTAAAGACCAGCCGGATGTAGTGAATTCTGTTATCGAGATTTCCAAGGGCAGCAAGACAAAATATGAGCTGGACAAAAAATCCGGCATGCTGAAACTTGACAGGGTTCTTTATTCTTCGGTTTTTTATCCCGCCAACTATGGTTTTATTCCCAAAACGCTCGGAGAAGATCACGATCCGCTTGATATCGTTGTACTGTCACAGTGCGCTATTGTGCCGATGTGCCTTGTTCGTGCGAGGGTTGTAGGCGTTATGCGTATGATCGATCACGGTGAAGGCGACGACAAGATTATCGCTGTGGCCGACGATGATATGAGCATGAGCACTATTCAGAACGTCCACGATATCTCACAGCATTTCAATTCCGAGTTGAAGCACTTCTTCGAAGAGTACAAAGCGCTTGAAAAAAAGACGGTACTTGTTGAGGATTTCCAGGATGCTGATACGGCAAAGGAAATTATCCAGCAGTCGATTCTCAATTATCAGAAAACTTTCGGCGTCGCTCAGGAGATCAAACCTGTTCCGGTTATCTGA